From Aspergillus fumigatus Af293 chromosome 3, whole genome shotgun sequence, a single genomic window includes:
- a CDS encoding MFS transporter, producing the protein MDNELQKDPRNQEVEYLYLELDTPLPTPLITSPPGRDQSPAPECPDLKKYSSPFLWPKWRKSMMTWISCAVTALAGYSAGEISPSSAELTKEWGISQVVYNLGITLFCIGFALAPMVLAPFSEINGRRPIFIASGILFVACIIACGGTHSFGGMLVARFFQGVGGSTFSTMVGGVISDIYHAEDRNTPMALFSGAALFGTGLAPMLAGAVVQHTTWRWVWYSHAIVSAVFVIIIYFFFKETRGSVLLSRKAKALNTYYEKLESAGHYGVIMSDKETVKRIRWKVKSDEERASLAQMISISCYRPFHLLVTEPTVFFFSLWVSFSWAVLYLQFGSVPLVFATNHGFNVEQSGAVFTSMCVGVVIITVISIYQESFAQRFVTLPKSAERRLYFVCIQSLLMPIGLFWFGWTSYPSIPWIVPTIAVGCATMGIFSVYLATFNYLADTYHRYASSAIAAQSCCRNLLGGVFPLVTNALFTNLGYPAASSLLGGIGALLCIVPWVLLLFGPKIRARSKFASELAH; encoded by the exons ATGGACAACGAGCTCCAAAAGGACCCTCGCAACCAAGAAGTGGAATATCTATACCTAGAATTGGACACGCCTCTGCCGACACCACTCATTACATCACCTCCGGGACGAGACCAGTCACCTGCCCCAGAATGTCCGGATCTCAAGAAGTATTCCAGTCCATTTCTGTGGCCGAAATGGCGCAAGTCCATGATGACATGGATCTCCTGTGCAGTTACAGCATTGGCTGGTTACTCAGCTGGCGAAATCAGTCCGTCGTCGGCTGAACTGACCAAGGAATGGGGAATTAGCCAGGTTGTCTATAACCTGGGCATCACTTTGTTCTGCATTGGATTTGCGTTGGCGCCGATGGTATTGGCTCCGTTTTCAGAAATCAACGGGAGGAGGCCAATCTTCATTGCTAGTGGGATTCTCTTTGTCG CCTGCATCATTGCCTGTGGGGGCACTCACTCTTTTGGAGGAATGCTTGTTGCACGATTCTTCCAGGGCGTAGGCGGAT CGACATTCTCAACCATGGTGGGAGGTGTGATCAGCGATATTTACCATGCGGAAGACCGGAATACCCCCATGGCACTGTTCTCTGGTGCTGCTCTTTTCGGTACTGGGCTGGCTCCGATGCTCGCCGGCGCCGTTGTGCAACACACTACATGGCGATGGGTCTGGTACTCTCATGCTATCGTCTCAGCCGTCTTCGTTATTATcatctatttcttcttcaaagaaACCCGAGGCAGTGTGCTTCTGAGTCGGAAGGCAAAAGCACTCAATACATACTATGAAAAATTGGAGAGTGCTGGGCATTACGGAGTCATCATGTCTGATAAGGAGACGGTCAAACGCATCCGGTGGAAGGTGAAGAGTGATGAGGAGAGGGCATCCCTGGCACAGATGATCAGTATCTCGTGCTATCGACCGTTCC ACCTACTTGTGACCGAGCCAACcgtgttcttcttctctctgtggGTATCTTTCAGCTGGGCAGTTCTATATCTCCAGTTTGGCTCCGTCCCGCTGGTGTTCGCGACAAACCATGGATTCAACGTTGAGCAAAGCGGCGCCGTCTTTACTT CCATGTGCGTTGGTGTCGTCATCATAACAGTCATAAGCATCTACCAAGAAAGCTTCGCGCAACGCTTCGTCACTCTCCCCAAATCCGCCGAGCGACGACTCTACTTCGTCTGCATCCAGTCCCTGCTTATGCCAATCGGTTTGTTCTGGTTCGGCTGGACGTCCTACCCCTCCATTCCATGGATTGTCCCAACGATAGCAGTTGGATGCGCTACCATGGGCATCTTCTCGGTCTACCTAGCCACCTTTAATTATTTAGCCGACACCTATCACCGGTACGCCAGTTCGGCGATTGCGGCACAGTCTTGCT GTCGAAATCTCCTCGGTGGTGTCTTTCCATTGGTAACCAACGCCTTGTTTACGAACCTTGGATATCCTGCCGCTTCCAGTCTACTCGGGGGAATT GGAGCCTTGCTGTGTATCGTCCCATGGGTCCTTCTGCTGTTTGGACCCAAGATTCGCGCCAGGAGCAAATTTGCAAGT GAACTTGCACACTAG
- a CDS encoding transcription factor domain-containing protein: protein MVKAARTFQCQRCSRTFARLEHLQRHDRSHTKEKPYVCKKCPKSFTRKDLLTRHERLSHSSPSGNHDTENGDHPTPAPSAPDHVLDGLNILASAVADRTVTAPTRGPPRGPFQHPLSASQGTFSSGRPATADQTPLAGHPIQSAHSPGTAEATVFGETLSGYTTSNAYDGDDFTSFLDSIPLPSHPYSPTYQPLPVFPAWNFDSTSDYDNSVVRTGTADAAVTPSSSVLPRHGTQLPSLQPESPQTSHRARQPKGAIFVTTQCRDKIIAQLADYANVLPDPYIPSRHALSRCLTGYLSGYHDHYPFMHIPTLDIEHVSLQLFLSMAALGARYCREPDTSLSLYRIARTVTMEHIRRTYQFPGTGQFSEKFKLSTTESPESQDLLETVQALLLLHSVSSWFKRNPSHHESLFMRSFMETMLREGGLNELPEQDGSWKSWIRRECVKRTSLIAFCYLNILTIVFDITPLILTEEISMDLPCSEKEWHAPNAVAWMQERSQTSPEPKLQDALSSLFTHPTTPKTNMETFSSLGGYVLIHAILQDIWLLQKARRLPLPRNSSFSTAEALSLEQALEQWCQCWERNQESSIDPFNPHGPLSFTSTALLRLAYIRLNADFTSARRLQTWDPSQIAQSLRQNLSVQRGDRLTRAALHCAHALSTPIKLGINYVAHTLVTTWSNQYALCSLECAVLLAKWLEKVTVPNPDPALTEQETKLLEFVMEMVMETQHGANREWLLENNTRLSAIVTRLWGRLFTTDHIWEVVNLIGQSLSRYADILDGVSG, encoded by the exons ATGGTCAAGGCTGCCCGGACTTTCCAATGCCAGCGATGTTCTCGGACGTTTGCTCGGTTggagcatctccagcgcCACGATCGGTCCC ACACCAAAGAAAAGCCGTATGTCTGCAAGAAGTGTCCAAAATCGTTCACTCGCAA GGATCTCTTGACCCGCCATGAGCGATTGTCCCACAGTTCGCCGTCCGGTAACCACGACACCGAGAATGGCGACCATCCAACACCCGCCCCATCAGCCCCTGACCATGTGTTGGATGGGCTGAATATCCTTGCATCCGCCGTGGCGGATCGTACCGTGACCGCTCCTACTCGGGGACCTCCTCGCGGCCCGTTTCAGCATCCACTCTCGGCCAGCCAAGGTACATTCTCTTCCGGCCGGCCGGCAACCGCGGATCAGACGCCTCTCGCCGGCCATCCTATACAATCAGCGCATTCCCCCGGCACTGCCGAAGCGACTGTTTTCGGTGAAACTTTGTCCGGATACACTACGTCCAACGCATACGACGGTGACGACTTCACGTCTTTCCTTGACAGCATTCCGCTTCCCAGCCACCCTTACTCGCCTACATATCAGCCCTTGCCAGTATTTCCTGCCTGGAACTTCGATTCGACTTCCGATTACGATAATTCAGTTGTCCGAACAGGCACAGCGGACGCAGCAGTAACGCCCTCGAGCTCGGTGCTTCCTCGTCATGGGACGCAGTTGCCCTCTCTTCAGCCCGAAAGCCCCCAAACCTCCCATAGAGCGCGACAGCCGAAGGGGGCCATTTTTGTCACAACACAGTGTCGCGACAAAATAATTGCGCAGCTCGCTGATTACGCCAACGTCCTTCCAGATCCTTACATCCCGTCTCGACACGCTCTGTCCCGATGCCTTACAGGGTATCTGTCTGGATATCACGACCATTACCCATTCATGCACATCCCCACTTTGGACATTGAACATGTGAGCTTGCAACTGTTTCTTTCCATGGCAGCATTAGGCGCTCGGTACTGTCGGGAACCAGATACAAGTTTGAGCCTGTACCGAATCGCAAGGACCGTTACCATGGAACATATCCGAAGGACGTATCAGTTTCCTGGGACCGGTCAATTTTCCGAAAAGTTTAAACTTTCAACTACTGAAAGTCCTGAAAGCCAAGATCTTCTCGAAACTGTCCAGGCATTATTGCTGCTCCATTCAGTCTCATCATGGTTCAAACGCAATCCGTCCCATCACGAATCTCTCTTCATGCGCAGTTTTATGGAGACGATGCTTCGAGAAGGAGGACTGAACGAACTGCCTGAGCAGGATGGCTCATGGAAAAGCTGGATACGCCGCGAGTGTGTGAAAAGGACCTCACTCATTGCCTTCTGCTATCTTAATATCCTCACCATTGTCTTCGATATCACACCGCTCATCCTCACCGAGGAAATCAGTATGGATCTTCCATGCAGCGAAAAGGAATGGCATGCTCCCAATGCCGTTGCTTGGATGCAAGAACGTAGTCAGACATCGCCGGAACCAAAGCTACAAGACGCGCTCTCGTCGCTTTTCACTCATCCTACCACACCAAAGACAAACATGGagaccttctcctctttgggTGGATACGTGCTGATCCATGCCATTCTACAGGATATCTGGCTTCTTCAAAAGGCTCGTCGCCTGCCTCTGCCGAGAAACAGCTCCTTCTCGACGGCGGAAGCCTTATCCCTCGAACAAGCGTTAGAACAATGGTGCCAATGCTGGGAGCGCAACCAGGAATCCTCGATCGATCCATTCAACCCTCATGGGCCGCTCTCTTTCACCTCCACCGCCCTCCTTCGTCTCGCATACATCCGTCTTAATGCGGACTTCACATCCGCACGGCGTCTGCAGACCTGGGACCCAAGCCAGATTGCACAATCACTGCGCCAGAACCTTTCCGTGCAGCGGGGCGACCGGCTGACACGGGCCGCCTTGCATTGCGCTCATGCCCTGAGCACACCTATCAAGCTGGGGATCAACTACGTAGCTCATACATTGGTTACCACCTGGTCGAACCAGTACGCATTGTGTTCGTTGGAATGCGCGGTGCTACTGGCTAAATGGCTTGAGAAGGTGACAGTGCCGAATCCCGATCCCGCCTTGACAGAGCAGGAAACCAAGCTTCTAGAGTTTGTGATGGAGATGGTTATGGAGACACAGCATGGAGCCAATCGAGAATGGTTACTGGAGAACAATACCCGGCTCAGTGCAATTGTCACTCGTCTTTGGGGCCGACTGTTTACGACGGATCATATCTGGGAGGTGGTCAACCTGATAGGGCAGTCTTTGAGTCGGTATGCCGATATCCTAGACGGAGTTTCAGGATGA
- a CDS encoding allantoate permease family MFS transporter produces MVATTAVDSPQSPRDDKAPAIRVKQDKLPTKGDAALQLLAGRDTENGVLDPDASRRLVRKIDLYVMPLICIVYFCQYLDKIAISYASVTGIRESAHLHGNQFNWISSIFFFGQLTFQFPTMRLIQAFPLARYVATNVTLWGIILACMAACKSFASLMVCRTLLGCAEAAIVPAWVVFTSQWYRKEEQAFRVGLWFSMCGWAQMFGGYVAYGVAVHVGSDPHAALRGWQVIFLILGVFTTLVGVLFFFILPDSPVTAGFLSAEEKALHAERLRGNEQGIGSTVFKREQFYEALRDPKTWLYSFWVFAANIPNSIATSFGNILVTGMGYSATQSLLLVTPLGAYEVVVLVGLTYLAMRTNQRLLWCIIGHIPSIVGAILMATTNKAPALVGYYLSGGIPIGWTTILGLTSTNVAGSTKKITVSCIQTIAYTVGNIISPQTFQHKDAPRYLPAKISIVILYVLITLDLCLIRWLSIRENKKRDAEREALGDAYVVEKDHEFLDQTDFENREFRYAI; encoded by the coding sequence ATGGTCGCTACCACGGCGGTCGACTCTCCCCAAAGCCCGCGGGACGACAAGGCTCCAGCTATCAGAGTGAAACAGGACAAGCTCCCCACAAAAGGCGATGCAGCTTTACAACTTCTTGCCGGAAGAGACACTGAGAATGGGGTCCTAGATCCCGATGCCTCGCGCCGCCTCGTCCGCAAAATCGACCTGTACGTGATGCCGTTGATTTGCATCGTCTACTTCTGCCAATACCTAGACAAGATCGCAATCAGCTATGCCAGCGTCACAGGGATCAGAGAATCGGCACATCTCCACGGCAATCAATTTAATTGgatctccagcatcttcttcttcggccagCTCACCTTCCAATTCCCCACCATGCGCCTCATTCAGGCCTTCCCGTTGGCCCGGTACGTCGCGACCAACGTCACACTCTGGGGCATTATTCTCGCCTGCATGGCAGCCTGCAAATCCTTTGCATCGCTGATGGTCTGCCGCACTCTCCTCGGCTGTGCGGAGGCCGCCATCGTCCCGGCGTGGGTTGTCTTCACGTCGCAGTGGTACCGCAAGGAGGAACAGGCATTCCGTGTGGGACTGTGGTTCTCCATGTGCGGCTGGGCGCAGATGTTTGGCGGGTACGTGGCGTATGGGGTAGCGGTTCATGTCGGCAGCGATCCGCACGCGGCGCTTCGCGGATGGCAGGTGATCTTTCTCATCTTAGGAGTCTTTACCACCCTGGTGGGtgtgctgttcttctttATCTTGCCTGATTCGCCCGTCACAGCAGGGTTCCTCTCagccgaggagaaggcgctgcATGCCGAGCGTCTTCGTGGCAACGAGCAGGGGATTGGGAGCACAGTGTTCAAGCGTGAACAATTCTACGAGGCGTTGCGAGATCCCAAAACATGGCTTTATTCATTCTGGGTTTTTGCCGCGAATATTCCCAACTCGATCGCTACCAGCTTTGGCAATATCCTCGTCACGGGGATGGGGTACTCGGCGACACAGAGCCTGCTACTTGTGACGCCATTGGGTGCGTACGAGGTGGTCGTTCTGGTTGGATTGACGTACCTGGCTATGCGAACGAACCAGCGCCTGCTCTGGTGTATCATCGGGCATATCCCGAGCATCGTGGGTGCGATCCTCATGGCTACGACGAATAAAGCTCCCGCCTTGGTTGGGTATTATCTGTCTGGCGGTATCCCCATCGGATGGACGACGATTCTGGGGCTGACGAGTACCAACGTCGCCGGATCAACGAAGAAGATCACTGTCTCGTGCATCCAGACCATCGCATACACAGTGGGCAACATTATATCGCCGCAGACGTTTCAACACAAGGACGCGCCGAGGTATCTTCCAGCAAAGATCTCGATTGTCATTCTGTATGTCCTTATCACCCTGGACTTGTGTCTGATCCGGTGGTTGTCGATCCGGGAGAATAAGAAACGGGATGCAGAAAGGGAAGCGCTGGGGGATGCATACGTGGTGGAAAAGGACCATGAGTTCTTGGATCAGACTGATTTTGAGAATCGCGAGTTTAGATATGCGATTTGA
- the bxlB gene encoding putative beta-xylosidase codes for MAHITSWHYGNAIALLVSLAPGALSLNTFPDCSSGPLSKLAVCDTSLDVTTRAQSLVNAMTFEEKVNNTQYNSPGVPRLGLPAYNWWSEALHGVAGSPGVEFADSGPFSYATSFPQPILLGATFDDDLIKQVATVVSTEGRAFGNAGRSGLDFWTPNINPFRDARWGRGQETPGEDPLHVSRYVYHLVDGLQNGIGPANPKVVATCKHFAAYDLEDWNGVVRHSFNAEVSTQDLSEFYLPPFKSCARDARVDAVMCSYNALNGVPACADSYLLQTILREHWKWDEPGRWITSDCGAIDDIYNGHNFTTTPAEAAATALNAGTDLDCGTVFPKYLGQAADEGLYSNQTLDRALVRLYSSLVKLGYFDPAEDQPYRSIGWTDVDTPAAEALAHKAAGEGIVLLKNDKTLPLKAKGTLALIGPYANATKQMQGNYEGPAKYIRTLLWAATQAGYDVKYAAGTAINTNSTAGFDAALSAAKQADVVVYAGGIDNTIEAEGRDRTTIAWPGNQVNLIDQLSKIGKPLVVVQFGGGQVDDSSLLSNPRVNALLWAGYPSQEGGSAIFDILTGKTAPAGRLPVTQYPADYVNQVPMTDMALRPGSNTPGRTYRWYDKAVLPFGFGLHYTTFKISWPRRALGPYNTAALVSRSPKNVPIDRAAFDTFHIQVTNTGKTTSDYVALLFLKTTDAGPKPYPLKTLVGYTRAKQIKPGEKRSVDIEVSLGSLARTAENGDLVLYPGRYTLEVDVGESQYPTASFTVTGKETILDSFPQPPKTR; via the coding sequence ATGGCTCACATCACGTCATGGCACTATGGCAATGCCATCGCCCTCTTGGTCTCTCTGGCCCCTGGGGCTCTATCCCTGAACACCTTCCCGGACTGCAGCAGCGGCCCCTTGAGCAAGCTCGCTGTCTGTGATACGTCCCTCGACGTGACCACTCGTGCTCAGTCACTGGTGAACGCCATGACTTTCGAGGAGAAAGTCAACAACACGCAATACAACTCTCCTGGTGTGCCGCGTCTCGGTCTACCCGCGTACAATTGGTGGAGCGAAGCATTACACGGCGTAGCAGGATCACCGGGCGTCGAGTTCGCCGACAGCGGCCCATTCAGCTATGCCACCTCATTCCCCCAGCCTATTCTCCTGGGTGCAACCTTCGACGACGACCTGATCAAACAAGTCGCCACCGTAGTAAGCACCGAGGGTCGGGCATTCGGTAACGCTGGTCGCTCCGGACTGGACTTCTGGACGCCGAACATCAACCCCTTCCGCGATGCGCGCTGGGGCAGGGGACAGGAGACACCCGGTGAAGACCCGCTGCACGTCTCGCGGTATGTCTATCATCTCGTTGATGGGCTACAGAATGGCATTGGCCCGGCGAATCCCAAGGTCGTCGCCACATGCAAGCATTTCGCGGCGTATGACCTGGAGGACTGGAATGGCGTCGTGCGCCACTCCTTCAACGCGGAGGTGTCGACGCAGGATCTGTCCGAATTCTATCTCCCTCCATTCAAAAGCTGCGCCCGTGATGCCAGGGTCGACGCTGTCATGTGCAGCTACAATGCGTTGAATGGCGTGCCTGCCTGTGCCGATTCGTATCTACTGCAGACAATTCTCCGAGAGCACTGGAAGTGGGATGAGCCCGGTCGTTGGATCACGAGCGATTGCGGTGCCATCGACGATATCTACAATGGCCATAATTTTACAACGACTCCAGCCGAGGCCGCTGCTACGGCGCTGAACGCGGGCACCGACTTAGACTGCGGCACCGTGTTCCCTAAATACCTCGGACAGGCTGCGGACGAGGGTCTCTATTCCAACCAGACGCTTGATAGAGCGCTCGTTCGGCTGTACTCCTCACTCGTGAAACTGGGGTACTTTGATCCCGCAGAGGATCAACCGTATCGCTCGATCGGGTGGACGGATGTTGACACCCCTGCCGCGGAAGCACTCGCTCACAAGGCGGCTGGCGAGGGCATCGTTCTACTGAAGAACGACAAGACCCTTCCGCTCAAGGCCAAGGGCACCCTTGCTCTGATCGGACCATATGCCAACGCAACAAAGCAAATGCAAGGCAACTACGAAGGCCCCGCCAAGTATATCCGCACGCTCCTGTGGGCCGCCACCCAGGCGGGATATGATGTCAAATACGCCGCCGGCACAGCTATCAACACCAACAGCACCGCCGGATTTGACGCAGCGCTCTCAGCAGCCAAACAAGCAGATGTGGTGGTGTACGCAGGCGGTATCGACAATACCATCGAGGCGGAAGGCCGCGACCGCACCACCATCGCCTGGCCCGGCAACCAGGTAAATCTGATCGACCAGCTCTCAAAGATCGGCAAGCCTCTCGTCGTGGTCCAGTTCGGAGGCGGACAGGTCGACGACTCGTCCCTACTCTCGAATCCGCGCGTCAACGCTCTCCTCTGGGCCGGATATCCCAGCCAAGAAGGCGGATCCGCCATCTTCGACATCCTCACTGGGAAGACTGCGCCTGCGGGCCGCCTACCAGTAACACAGTACCCGGCAGACTATGTCAACCAGGTTCCAATGACAGATATGGCTCTGCGTCCGGGGTCGAACACCCCAGGACGTACGTACCGGTGGTACGACAAGGCGGTCCTGCCATTTGGCTTTGGTCTGCACTATACGACTTTCAAGATCTCTTGGCCGCGTAGAGCCCTGGGACCGTATAACACAGCAGCGCTGGTGAGCCGGTCACCCAAGAATGTGCCAATCGATCGGGCGGCGTTCGACACCTTCCACATCCAAGTGACCAATACCGGAAAAACCACGTCGGATTATGTGGCGTTGCTGTTCTTGAAGACTACTGATGCTGGGCCCAAGCCATATCCTCTGAAAACTTTGGTTGGCTACACTCGTGCGAAGCAGATCAAGCCTGGCGAGAAGAGGTCGGTGGATATCGAAGTCTCTTTAGGTTCTCTGGCCCGTACGGCGGAGAATGGCGACTTGGTGTTGTACCCGGGGCGGTACACGCTTGAGGTTGATGTGGGAGAGAGCCAATATCCCACTGCCAGCTTCACGGTTACAGGCAAAGAGACGATTCTGGACAGCTTCCCCCAGCCTCCGAAAACTCGGTGA
- a CDS encoding putative short-chain dehydrogenase/reductase, with protein MLLPVTFQSFVRSVPLDLFAVGVVVDRLYIPFTMYFFSLVAAAGLAHAYTVVVAEQFMLKNIDPIVLPGQYKSHMHSFFGSDAVTINTNTSAELQAGCSTNENPNDLSVYWIPTLYLTEGGKHAPITPMRFSAYYVNIGDAEIPFPQDFKAVAGNAQGASQADVESVYGIQWMCEGVSNTDGGKDVAAFPTKTCPTHLQSILLFPDCVNPDTLDYAYSGTQNWSGSFRPANRCPAGMKRIPQLRFSVRYDLRKLLPNGWSGTPPLELACGSSYCWHGDFINGWVPEAAQNMLKATDKREFMQIDGPLGGGKDGSKCGAKNAHDQDPNHGTSDYEESVNMMSSKRSIGQRRIMTARYADVHKNPQGPGDARPTAMQIIHDEGLEGKLADSSILITGASSGIGVETAKALFTTGATLYLTARNLPKAKHALGDMASSPRVHLLELDLESLASVRACAAQLHSKTKTLNIFIANAGVMATPEGRTKDGFETQLGTNYLSHFLLFLLLRPALLAAATPQANSRVVLLSSIAHRYSEVEFDNLNLDGQYDRWKAYGQSKCALVWAANEIDRRYASRGLRAFSVQPGGIMTGLVQHLSEEEQSGFTEDPTLGPQFKSPQQGAATSVWAAVSRSLDGMGGKYLENVQIAEAYDASGGPWAPGYAPYAYSPEKERRLWDVSLKLVGVDE; from the exons ATGCTTCTTCCAGTCACATTCCAGTCATTCGTTCGTTCTGTTCCACTTGATTTGTTCGCGGTCGGTGTAGTCGTTGATCGACTCTACATTCCTTTCACTAtgtatttcttttccctGGTAGCCGCGGCCGGTCTCGCGCATGCCTACACCGTGGTCGTCGCCGAGCAGTTCATGCTGAAGAACATCGATCCGATTGTTCTCCCTGGCCAGTACAAGAGCCACATGCACAGCTTCTTCGGATCTGATGCCGTCAccatcaacaccaacacctcGGCCGAGCTCCAGGCCGGTTGCTCGACCAACGAGAACCCCAATGACCTCTCCGTCTACT GGATCCCAACCTTGTACCTAACCGAAGGCGGCAAACACGCCCCAATCACCCCCATGCGCTTCAGCGCCTACTACGTCAACATCGGCGACGCCGAGATCCCCTTCCCGCAGGACTTCAAAGCCGTCGCCGGCAACGCCCAGGGTGCGTCCCAGGCAGACGTCGAAAGCGTCTACGGCATCCAGTGGATGTGCGAGGGCGTCTCCAACACCGACGGCGGCAAGGACGTCGCCGCCTTCCCGACCAAGACCTGCCCTACCCATCTGCAGTCCATCCTGCTGTTCCCGGACTGCGTTAACCCCGATACCCTCGACTACGCCTACTCAGGCACCCAGAACTGGAGCGGCAGTTTTCGGCCCGCGAACCGCTGCCCGGCCGGCATGAAGCGCATCCCGCAGCTGCGGTTCTCCGTTCGCTACGATCTGCGCAAGCTGCTGCCGAATGGGTGGTCCGGCACCCCGCCGCTGGAGTTGGCGTGTGGCTCGTCGTACTGCTGGCACGGCGATTTCATTAATGGATGGGTTCCTGAGGCGGCGCAGAATATGCTGAAGGCGACGGATAAGCGGGAGTTTATGCAGATTGATGGGCCGCTGGGTGGAGGCAAAGATGGGTCCAAGTGTGGAGCGAAGAATGCGCACGATCAGGATCCTAACCATGGCACGAGCGATTATGAGGAGAGTGTCAATATGATGTCGAGCAAGAGGAGTATTGGCCAGCGTCG CATCATGACAGCACGCTACGCGGACGTTCACAAGAACCCCCAAGGCCCAGGGGATGCTCGCCCAACAGCCATGCAGATCATCCATGACGAGGGCCTCGAAGGAAAACTGGCCGACTCCTCGATCCTGATCACCGGCGCATCCTCAGGCATCGGCGTCGAGACCGCCAAAGCCCTCTTCACCACCGGCGCAACCCTCTACCTCACAGCCAGAAACCTCCCCAAAGCCAAACACGCCCTCGGCGACATGGCTTCCTCGCCGCGCGTACACCTCCTCGAATTGGACCTTGAGTCCCTCGCCAGCGTGCGCGCCTGCGCCGCCCAGCTCCACTCCAAGACCAAAACcctcaatatcttcatcgccaacgCCGGCGTCATGGCCACCCCAGAGGGCCGCACCAAGGACGGCTTCGAGACCCAGCTCGGCACCAACTACCTGTCGCActtcctgctcttcctcctcctccgcccgGCGCTTCTGGCCGCCGCGACCCCGCAGGCGAACTCCCGCGTGGTTCTCCTCTCGTCCATCGCGCACCGGTACTCGGAGGTGGAGTTTGACAACCTCAACCTCGACGGCCAGTACGACCGGTGGAAGGCGTACGGGCAGAGCAAGTGCGCGCTGGTCTGGGCAGCCAATGAGATCGACCGTCGCTATGCCTCGCGTGGGCTGCGTGCGTTTAGTGTCCAGCCCGGTGGCATTATGACCGGGCTGGTGCAGCACTtgtcggaggaggagcagagtGGATTTACTGAGGACCCCACGCTTGGGCCGCAGTTTAAGAGCCCGCAGCAGGGTGCTGCGACCTCGGTTTGGGCCGCTGTCAGTAGATCCCTGGACGGCATGGGCGGGAAGTATCTTGAGAATGTGCAGATTGCGGAGGCGTATGATGCGAGCGGGGGTCCGTGGGCGCCGGGGTATGCCCCGTATGCGTATAGcccggagaaggagaggagactGTGGGATGTGTCGCTGAAGCTGGTGGGTGTTGATGAGTAG
- a CDS encoding putative MFS multidrug transporter: MAEARKSRTAIPRASTEEPDHDTITESGDRTRNTASSDVYPTGIQLALLLLAVFVTMFLVALDRLVISTAIPQITDEFGSVTDIGWYGSAYLLTNCAFQLLVGKIYTFSSVKYTCLAAILLFEIGSAKLCRVHLRTGNRWPWVSGDHVRHACYYCLCYPTTQAANHVIYQSKCWTRSYPVADRPVLNEHT; encoded by the exons ATGGCAGAAGCTCGAAAGTCTCGGACGGCCATTCCTAGGGCTAGCACAGAAGAGCCAGACCACGATACGATTACCGAGTCTGGGGATCGAACCAGAAACACAGCGTCAAGCGATGTGTATCCCACAGGAATTCAGCTGGCGCTGCTTCTATTAGCGGTATTTGTGACCATGTTTCTGGTGGCATTG GACCGTCTTGTCATTTCTACAGCCATTCCCCAGATCACGGACGAATTTGGTTCGGTAACGGATATAGGCTGGTACGGCAGTGCCTACTTGCTTACGAATTGTGCCTTTCAGCTGCTGGTTGGCAAGATCTATACATTTTCCAGCGTCAAATATACCTGTTTAGCCGCTATCCTACTCTTTGAAATTGGTTCCGCGAAGCTCTGTCGCGTTCATCTTCGGACGGGCAATCGCTGGCCTTGGGTCAGCGGGGATCATGTCCGGCACG CTTGTTATTATTGTCTATGCTATCCCACTACGCAAGCGGCCAATCATGTAATATATCAATCCAAATGCTGGACAAGATCCTATCCAGTGGCTGACCGACCCGTATTGAATGAACACACATAG